In one Pseudomonas hydrolytica genomic region, the following are encoded:
- a CDS encoding Tex family protein, with protein MDSINNRIAEELGVRPQQVAAAVALLDEGSTVPFIARYRKEVTGSLDDTQLRHLEERLRYLRELDERRVAILASIEEQGKLTPELKREIDLADTKTRLEDLYLPYKQKRRTKGQIALEAGLGELADALFNDPSLTPEQEAERFIDAEKGFADVKAVLEGAKYILMERFAEDASLLDKLRSFLKDNATLSARLVPGKENEGAKFSDYFEHDEPLKGVPSHRALAIFRGRNEGILSASLKVGEELPGALHPCELMIGERFGLQNQGRAADKWLAEVVRWTWKVKLYNHLETDLLGELREKAEDEAIAVFARNLHDLLLAAPAGPRATLALDPGLRTGCKVAVVDATGKVLDTATVYPHAPRNDWDGTLAILAKLCAKHGVDLISIGNGTASRETDKLAAELIKKVPGLKLTKVMVSEAGASVYSASELAAREFPDLDVSLRGAVSIARRLQDPLAELVKIDPKSIGVGQYQHDVSQLKLARSLDAVVEDCVNAVGVDVNTASAALLARISGLNATLAQNIVQYRDANGAFASRAELKKVPRLGEKTFEQAAGFLRVMNGDNPLDASAVHPETYPLVERIAQDTGRDIRSLIGDSAFLKRLDPAKFTDERFGLLTVGDILKELDKPGRDPRPEFKTAEFQEGVETLNDLKLGMVLEGVVTNVTNFGAFVDIGVHQDGLVHISALSEKFIKDPHEAVKAGDVVKVKVMEVDIPRNRIALSMRMGDTPGEKVEGARGGARGGNRGGNTPRSERHSSQDKPAPATGGMAALFANAKQLKR; from the coding sequence ATGGACAGCATCAACAACCGCATCGCCGAAGAGCTGGGCGTGCGCCCGCAACAGGTCGCCGCCGCCGTGGCCCTGCTCGATGAAGGCTCCACCGTGCCCTTCATCGCCCGTTACCGCAAAGAAGTGACCGGCAGCCTCGACGACACCCAGCTGCGCCATCTGGAAGAGCGCCTGCGCTACCTGCGCGAGCTGGACGAGCGCCGCGTGGCGATCCTCGCCAGCATCGAGGAACAGGGCAAGCTGACCCCCGAACTCAAGCGCGAGATCGACCTGGCCGACACCAAGACGCGCCTCGAAGACCTGTATCTGCCGTACAAGCAGAAGCGCCGCACCAAGGGCCAGATCGCCCTGGAAGCCGGCCTCGGCGAGCTGGCCGATGCGCTGTTCAACGATCCGAGCCTGACCCCGGAGCAGGAAGCCGAGCGCTTCATCGATGCCGAGAAAGGCTTCGCCGATGTGAAGGCCGTGCTCGAAGGCGCCAAGTACATCCTCATGGAGCGCTTCGCCGAAGACGCGAGCCTGCTGGACAAGCTGCGCAGCTTCCTCAAGGACAACGCCACCCTCAGCGCCCGCCTGGTGCCGGGCAAGGAGAACGAGGGCGCCAAGTTCAGCGACTACTTCGAGCACGACGAGCCGCTCAAGGGCGTGCCGTCGCACCGCGCGCTGGCGATCTTCCGCGGCCGCAACGAAGGCATTCTCAGCGCCAGCCTCAAGGTCGGCGAAGAGCTGCCCGGCGCCCTGCACCCCTGCGAGCTGATGATCGGCGAGCGCTTCGGCCTGCAGAACCAGGGCCGCGCCGCCGACAAGTGGCTGGCCGAGGTGGTGCGCTGGACCTGGAAGGTCAAGCTGTACAACCACCTGGAAACCGACCTGCTCGGCGAGCTGCGCGAGAAGGCCGAGGACGAGGCGATTGCCGTGTTCGCCCGCAACCTGCACGACCTGCTGCTGGCCGCGCCGGCTGGCCCGCGCGCCACCCTGGCGCTGGACCCGGGCCTGCGCACCGGCTGCAAGGTGGCGGTGGTCGATGCCACCGGCAAGGTGCTGGACACCGCCACCGTCTACCCGCACGCCCCGCGCAACGACTGGGACGGCACCCTGGCGATCCTCGCCAAGCTGTGCGCCAAGCACGGCGTCGACCTGATTTCCATCGGCAACGGCACCGCCAGCCGCGAGACCGACAAGCTGGCCGCCGAGCTGATCAAGAAGGTGCCGGGCCTGAAGCTGACCAAGGTGATGGTCTCCGAAGCCGGCGCCTCGGTGTATTCGGCCTCGGAACTGGCCGCCCGCGAGTTCCCCGATCTCGACGTGTCGCTGCGCGGCGCAGTGAGCATCGCCCGCCGCCTGCAGGATCCCCTGGCCGAGCTGGTGAAGATCGACCCGAAATCCATCGGCGTCGGCCAGTACCAGCACGACGTCTCCCAGCTCAAGCTGGCGCGCAGCCTGGACGCCGTGGTCGAGGATTGCGTGAACGCCGTCGGCGTCGATGTGAACACCGCCTCCGCCGCCCTGCTGGCGCGCATTTCCGGCCTCAACGCCACCCTGGCGCAGAACATCGTGCAGTACCGCGACGCCAACGGCGCCTTCGCCTCGCGCGCCGAGCTGAAGAAGGTGCCGCGTCTGGGCGAGAAGACCTTCGAGCAGGCCGCCGGCTTCCTCCGTGTGATGAACGGCGACAACCCGCTAGACGCCTCGGCGGTGCATCCGGAAACCTACCCGCTGGTCGAGCGCATCGCCCAGGACACCGGCCGCGATATCCGCTCGCTGATCGGCGACTCGGCCTTCCTCAAGCGCCTCGACCCGGCCAAGTTCACCGACGAGCGCTTCGGCCTGCTCACCGTCGGCGACATCCTCAAGGAACTGGACAAGCCCGGCCGCGACCCGCGCCCGGAATTCAAGACCGCCGAGTTCCAGGAGGGCGTGGAAACCCTCAATGACCTCAAGCTGGGCATGGTGCTCGAAGGCGTGGTCACCAACGTCACCAACTTCGGTGCCTTCGTCGACATCGGCGTGCACCAGGACGGCCTGGTGCACATCAGCGCGCTGTCGGAGAAGTTCATCAAGGACCCGCACGAGGCGGTCAAGGCCGGCGACGTGGTCAAGGTCAAGGTGATGGAAGTGGACATCCCGCGTAACCGCATCGCCCTGTCCATGCGCATGGGCGACACCCCGGGCGAGAAGGTAGAGGGTGCACGCGGTGGTGCGCGCGGCGGCAACCGTGGCGGCAACACGCCGCGCAGCGAGCGCCATTCCAGCCAGGACAAGCCGGCACCGGCCACCGGGGGCATGGCCGCGCTGTTCGCCAACGCCAAGCAGCTCAAGCGATGA
- the ompR gene encoding osmolarity response regulator transcription factor OmpR — MTQSAATVAEGEKILIVDDDARLRRLLERFFDEQGYRVRAVENVEQMDRLLARELFNLVVLDLMLPGEDGLSACRRLRESNNQIPIIMLTAKGDESSRIQGLELGADDYLAKPFNPRELLARIKAVLRRQVPVVPGAPGTEDESVSFGEYELSLATRELKKGDQVHMLTTGEFAVLKALVQHAREPLTRDKLMNLARGREWDALERSIDVQISRLRRLIEPDPSKPRYIQTVWGVGYVFVPDGNK; from the coding sequence ATGACCCAGTCCGCTGCTACTGTCGCCGAAGGCGAGAAAATTCTCATCGTCGATGACGACGCCCGTCTGCGCCGCCTGCTCGAGCGCTTCTTCGACGAGCAGGGCTACCGGGTACGCGCAGTGGAGAACGTCGAGCAGATGGACCGTCTGCTGGCTCGCGAACTGTTCAATCTGGTGGTGCTGGACCTGATGCTGCCCGGCGAGGATGGCCTGTCCGCCTGCCGCCGCCTGCGCGAGTCGAACAACCAGATCCCGATCATCATGCTCACCGCCAAGGGCGACGAATCCAGCCGTATCCAGGGCCTGGAACTGGGCGCGGACGATTACCTGGCCAAGCCCTTCAACCCGCGCGAGCTGCTGGCGCGGATCAAGGCCGTGCTGCGTCGTCAGGTGCCGGTGGTGCCGGGCGCACCCGGTACCGAGGACGAGAGCGTGAGCTTCGGTGAATACGAGCTGTCGCTGGCCACCCGAGAGCTGAAGAAGGGCGATCAGGTGCACATGCTCACCACCGGCGAATTCGCCGTGCTCAAGGCGCTGGTGCAGCATGCGCGCGAGCCGCTGACCCGCGACAAGCTGATGAACCTGGCCCGCGGCCGCGAGTGGGACGCCCTGGAGCGCTCCATCGACGTGCAGATCAGCCGCCTGCGTCGCCTGATCGAGCCGGACCCGTCCAAGCCGCGCTATATCCAGACCGTCTGGGGTGTGGGTTACGTGTTCGTTCCTGACGGCAACAAGTGA
- a CDS encoding ATP-binding protein, whose protein sequence is MKAPYWFPQSFFARTLWLVLIVVLFSKALTLVYLMMNEDVLVDRQYSHGAALTLRAYWAANPEDRDHIAQAAGLKRIPRDKVPASEQHWPYSEIFQRQMQTELGPDTETRVRATSPPALWVHAPSLGDGWVRVPMYPHPLRGQRIWSVLGWFLGIGLLSTAAAWIFVRQLNAPLKRLVFAARQLGQGRSVRLPVGDTPSEMTEVYRAFNQMAEDVEQAGRERELMLAGVSHDLRTPLTRLRLALEFMQSDSELTEDMVRDIEDMDAILDQFLAFIRDGRDEPVEELDFAELVRETLAPYNQNGERVRLCLEPIPPFPLRRVSTKRLLTNLVENALNHGGGDAVEVVASLAGDHSAPYVVLSVLDRGNGIDPAELDSIFNPFIRGDRARGGRGTGLGLAIVKRIAALHGGSVELRNRSGGGLEARVRLPLGLLLPRDAV, encoded by the coding sequence ATGAAAGCCCCCTACTGGTTCCCGCAAAGCTTCTTCGCCCGCACCCTGTGGCTGGTGCTCATCGTCGTGCTGTTCTCCAAGGCGCTGACCCTGGTGTACCTGATGATGAACGAGGACGTGCTGGTCGACCGCCAGTACAGCCATGGCGCGGCCCTGACCCTGCGGGCCTACTGGGCGGCCAACCCCGAGGATCGCGATCACATCGCCCAGGCCGCCGGGCTCAAGCGCATCCCGCGTGACAAGGTGCCGGCCAGCGAGCAGCACTGGCCCTACAGCGAAATCTTCCAGCGGCAGATGCAGACCGAACTCGGCCCGGACACGGAAACGCGGGTGCGCGCGACCTCGCCGCCGGCGCTGTGGGTGCATGCACCGAGCCTCGGCGATGGCTGGGTGCGCGTGCCCATGTACCCGCACCCGCTGCGCGGTCAGCGGATCTGGAGCGTGCTCGGCTGGTTCCTCGGCATCGGCCTGCTGTCCACCGCAGCGGCCTGGATCTTCGTGCGCCAGCTCAACGCACCGCTCAAGCGTCTGGTCTTCGCCGCGCGCCAGCTCGGCCAGGGGCGCAGCGTACGGCTGCCGGTGGGCGATACGCCGAGCGAGATGACCGAGGTGTACCGCGCCTTCAACCAGATGGCCGAGGATGTCGAGCAGGCCGGCCGCGAGCGCGAGCTGATGCTGGCCGGCGTGTCCCACGACCTGCGCACGCCGCTGACCCGCCTGCGTCTGGCCCTGGAATTCATGCAGAGCGACTCCGAACTGACCGAGGACATGGTGCGCGACATCGAGGACATGGACGCCATTCTCGATCAGTTCCTCGCCTTCATCCGCGACGGGCGTGACGAGCCGGTGGAGGAGCTGGACTTCGCCGAGCTGGTACGCGAAACCCTGGCGCCCTACAACCAGAACGGCGAGCGCGTGCGCTTGTGCCTCGAGCCGATCCCGCCTTTCCCGCTGCGCCGGGTGTCGACCAAGCGCCTGCTCACCAATCTGGTGGAGAACGCGCTCAACCACGGTGGTGGAGATGCCGTGGAGGTGGTGGCCAGCCTGGCTGGCGATCACAGTGCGCCCTATGTGGTGCTGAGCGTGCTGGATCGCGGCAACGGCATCGATCCGGCGGAGCTGGACAGCATCTTCAACCCCTTCATCCGCGGTGATCGGGCCCGCGGCGGGCGTGGTACCGGCCTGGGGCTGGCCATCGTCAAGCGCATCGCCGCGCTGCATGGCGGCAGCGTCGAGCTGCGCAACCGCAGTGGCGGGGGGCTGGAGGCACGTGTGCGTCTGCCGCTGGGGCTGCTGCTGCCGCGCGATGCGGTCTAG